A part of Asterias rubens chromosome 14, eAstRub1.3, whole genome shotgun sequence genomic DNA contains:
- the LOC117299567 gene encoding uncharacterized protein LOC117299567 has translation MASSSSVELSELQLKSTSELCEFLRTLSIPEDVVDKFESEGICGEVLPLSLAELMELAPRIGPRRILQKRIPQLLGYLNAELDDTSAVFHEKNITSSEGSTLADQSTCTASSLQSTASTCSKESTCGNSSSAGVDSAGKSSDDAIILIERDISDTVKLSYPCELPRFSKVVHKALQTGSVYKEWDQFVRESAIF, from the exons ATGGCGTCCAGTAGCAGTGTTGAACTTTCTGAGCTACAGCTGAAGTCAACTAGTGAATTGTGTGAATTTCTGCGAACACTTTCAATTCCGGAGGACGTTGTTGACAAATTTGAGA GTGAGGGAATTTGTGGTGAAGTTCTACCACTATCATTGGCAGAATTGATGGAACTGGCACCTCGTATCGGACCACGTCGAATACTGCAGAAGCGAATCCCTCAGCTCCTTGGATACTTG AATGCAGAATTGGATGACACGTCTGCTGTTTTTCATGAGAAGAACATCACCTCTTCTGAAGGTTCTACTTTGGCAGACCAGAGCACATGCACAGCAAGTAGTCTGCAGAGCacagcaagtacatgtagtaaggAGAGCACATGTGGTAACTCCAGCAGTGCAGGAGTTGATTCTGCTGGAAAATCATCAG ATGATGCAATCATTCTGATTGAAAGGGACATCTCTGATACAGTGAAGTTGTCCTATCCCTGTGAACTGCCAAGGTTTTCCAAGGTTGTGCACAAGGCTCTGCAGACAGGAAGTGTCTACAAGGAATGGGATCAATTCGTCAGAGAATCAGCAATTTTTTAA
- the LOC117299427 gene encoding uncharacterized protein LOC117299427 has translation MTPTVMAHLDNLMQETFPRRRKLILAPDNMDTSELVEKLWKDFPCLQNDTCLMQEIRRCDIHLDTYYNDNYLGVLENLGKLYDIPHDTDFDHVQVLKETEVRLNKRIKKTVVIKVLKLNSDSMDSKVNGQTSPSLVITTDDNLVTSSHVVGFGRTLVEMQGEGALKRGLRSLMATYYILDFEYPPGYSMMLKFIQHYLMGRIVKDIPKSIKTLCSKAGVANSVD, from the exons ATGACACCCACAGTGATGGCCCACTTGGACAACCTAATGCAGGAGACATTCCCACGTAGAAGGAAGCTAATACTGGCCCCAGACAACATGGACACATCAGAACTAGTAGAAAAGCTTTGGAAAGATTTCCCATGCCTTCAAAATGACACATGC CTAATGCAGGAGATCAGACGTTGTGACATACACCTTGACACATACTACAATGACAACTACTTGGGTGTGCTGGAGAACCTTGGTAAACTGTATGATATTCCACACGAT accgACTTTGACCATGTTCAAGTCCTTAAGGAGACGGAAGTGCGCCTGAATAAACGCATCAAAAAAACAGTGGTCATCAAGGTCTTGAAG CTCAACTCGGACTCCATGGACTCGAAAGTAAATGGCCAGACATCACCTAGCCTCGTCATTACAACTGATGATAACCTTGTTACATCTTCTCATGTCGTGGGTTTTGGGCGGACCCTTGTTGAGATGCAGGGGGAAGGTGCGTTGAAGAGGGGACTGCGGTCGCTTATGGCAACCTACTACATCCTTGATTTCGAGTATCCTCCAGGATACTCGATGATGCTGAAATTCATACAGCACTACCTGATGGGCAGGATAGTGAAGGACATCCCCAAGTCGATCAAAACATTGTGCTCCAAGGCTGGAGTGGCTAACAGTGTGGATTAA
- the LOC117299569 gene encoding uncharacterized protein LOC117299569, whose product MECNLTSVEKYTCLQTNIDIVKPVPLFIDKPDWRIYDCVWFLTSPNYTFITIDIADATLGSGTVLSFGRVVGRYNNVTSLVDSVNLTTSLTNGMIFYSNERNLRMSLSSATYNGRASSLSLLIRFDKDDVCGPRNISIIEPIPFIFPVHNLGLVKCLWFLTSPNHTFIYLDIAYVNIEPKQQLSFGRVYNLSGNEALLEDGISLNKSQPNGTSFYFNGNSIWMSFSHATYINDASPWSLLLRYDDHEGLCRAEQRLCEPDNKCLPPTTLCDGNVDCKNYIDEIDCDICGTTNNHLKDGDSITVLGELPSKPGSFPHFAVYPGNSESIPNNTNVSLVGLDTNECIWIFNEPAGSRVRIKIIEYSVSLLTLQIGSGVDPSYGEPIAIDVTNGNLPECEDEELLCRSGLHCVNTSSVCDGRKHCAAHEDELGCGKVLFGILD is encoded by the exons ATGGAGTGCAACTTAACTTCTGTTGAAA AGTACACTTGCCTTCAGACCAACATTGACATTGTTAAGCCAGTTCCACTCTTCATAGATAAACCTGACTGGCGGATCTACGACTGTGTGTGGTTCCTCACAAGCCCCAACTACACGTTTATAACCATCGATATTGCGGACGCTACTCTTGGAAGCGGGACTGTGTTATCGTTTGGGCGAGTGGTAGGTCGGTATAACAATGTGACGTCACTGGTGGATAGCGTGAACCTGACAACGTCACTGACCAATGGGATGATCTTTTATAGCAACGAGAGGAACCTTCGAATGTCCTTATCCTCTGCAACGTACAACGGACGAGCGTCGTCGTTAAGCCTTCTCATAAGATTTGACAAAG aTGACGTCTGCGGCCCAAGAAACATCAGCATCATCGAACCAATTCCCTTCATTTTTCCAGTACACAATTTGGGTCTCGTCAAGTGTCTCTGGTTCCTCACAAGTCCGAACCACACGTTCATATACTTGGATATCGCGTATGTCAACATCGAGCCAAAACAACAATTGTCTTTCGGTCGAGTGTATAATTTATCTGGCAACGAGGCATTACTTGAGGACGGGATCTCGCTCAATAAGTCACAACCCAATGGAACTTCCTTCTATTTCAACGGGAACAGCATTTGGATGTCATTTTCCCATGCGACATACATCAATGATGCGTCTCCATGGAGCCTTCTCCTTCGGTATGACGATCATGAAG GTCTGTGCAGAGCTGAACAGAGGTTGTGCGAGCCTGATAACAAATGTCTACCGCCGACCACTTTGTGCGATGGTAACGTGGATTGCAAAAATTACATCGATGAAATCGACTGCG ATATTTGCGGAACGACGAACAATCATCTGAAGGATGGAGATTCCATCACTGTTCTGGGAGAGTTACCAAGCAAGCCAGGCTCATTCCCTCACTTCGCCGTTTATCCGGGAAACTCGGAGTCGATTCCGAATAACACCAATGTGTCACTTGTCGGACTGGATACCAACGAGTGTATTTGGATATTCAATGAGCCTGCGGGAAGTCGAGTTCGAATCAAGATAATCGAATACTCTGTATCCTTATTGACGTTACAAATCGGGAGTGGTGTCGATCCTTCTTATGGGGAGCCGATTGCA atcGACGTAACCAAtgggaatttacctg aatgTGAGGACGAGGAGTTATTGTGCCGTTCTGGGTTACATTGCGTTAACACATCGTCTGTATGCGATGGCAGGAAACATTGTGCTGCTCACGAAGACGAGTTAGGATGTGGTAAGGTGTTATTTGGTATACTTGATTGA